A single Altererythrobacter sp. BO-6 DNA region contains:
- a CDS encoding MBL fold metallo-hydrolase — protein MNKRLTFVLVLIAIVGGILFIFGQRWIGERAFETAVDRRAGVDQTAQLPDGLHVYVCGSGSPMTDAKRAGPCLAVLAGRQGFVFDTGSGSVRKLGAMGFPFERLDAAFLTHLHSDHLDGLGELMLQAWIAGGRDTPLPIYGPPGTDRVVDGFMQAYEIDRGYRIAHHGPEVARPGGFGGEVRLIDFPNEERADDIVFRDDDIVIRALPVNHAPVDNSYAFRIEYKGRSVVISGDTKYLPALARFAEGADVIFHEALNPQMVGKLGETLAARGNADAARIMADIPDYHTSPEDAARIAQTAGAKALVLYHLVPAPPARLIEQVFLGDAADQFDGELELAEDGMMVSLPANSEQVDFDQLL, from the coding sequence TTGAACAAGCGCCTCACCTTCGTTCTTGTTCTCATTGCCATCGTTGGTGGCATCCTGTTCATCTTTGGCCAGCGTTGGATCGGCGAGCGAGCGTTTGAAACCGCCGTCGACAGGCGCGCAGGCGTCGATCAGACAGCGCAACTTCCAGACGGCCTCCACGTTTATGTCTGCGGCAGTGGTTCACCCATGACCGACGCCAAGCGCGCCGGGCCATGCCTTGCGGTACTGGCGGGACGGCAGGGCTTCGTATTCGACACAGGCTCCGGCTCCGTCCGCAAGCTCGGCGCGATGGGCTTTCCCTTCGAGCGCCTAGATGCCGCGTTCCTCACCCATTTGCATTCCGACCACCTCGACGGGCTGGGCGAACTGATGTTGCAGGCTTGGATCGCTGGCGGCCGCGACACCCCCCTCCCCATCTATGGCCCGCCAGGCACCGATCGGGTCGTCGACGGCTTCATGCAGGCCTATGAGATCGATCGTGGTTACCGCATCGCCCATCACGGGCCGGAAGTGGCCCGCCCCGGCGGTTTCGGCGGTGAAGTGCGCCTGATAGATTTTCCAAACGAAGAGAGAGCCGACGACATCGTCTTTCGTGACGACGACATCGTCATCCGCGCCTTGCCGGTCAACCATGCTCCGGTCGACAATTCCTATGCGTTTCGCATCGAGTACAAGGGGCGCTCGGTCGTTATCAGCGGCGACACCAAATACTTGCCTGCGCTTGCGCGCTTTGCGGAAGGCGCCGACGTGATCTTCCATGAAGCGCTTAACCCGCAGATGGTCGGCAAGCTTGGAGAGACGCTGGCGGCGCGCGGCAATGCCGATGCGGCCAGGATCATGGCCGACATTCCCGATTACCACACATCACCCGAAGATGCGGCCCGGATAGCACAGACCGCCGGTGCCAAGGCGCTCGTTCTTTATCATCTCGTCCCGGCCCCACCGGCACGGCTGATCGAGCAGGTCTTCCTGGGTGATGCCGCGGACCAATTCGACGGCGAGCTTGAGCTGGCAGAGGATGGAATGATGGTCAGCCTGCCCGCAAACAGCGAGCAGGTTGATTTCGACCAGCTTCTTTAA
- a CDS encoding DUF2842 domain-containing protein yields MRDQPTWRIPFGILGLLLALTVYGIVIARYAPDLIGSWPTLAQTLVYIVLGVIWLLPLKRFLIWMETGRWG; encoded by the coding sequence ATGCGCGACCAACCGACCTGGCGGATACCCTTCGGAATACTTGGCCTGCTTCTCGCGCTAACGGTCTACGGGATCGTGATCGCCCGTTATGCCCCGGATCTGATCGGTAGTTGGCCAACACTGGCGCAGACACTGGTCTATATCGTGCTGGGCGTTATCTGGCTGCTGCCGCTGAAGCGTTTCCTGATCTGGATGGAGACAGGCCGCTGGGGTTAG
- the thiE gene encoding thiamine phosphate synthase, which yields MNDHLPHTQLYLISPLDVTGDFPARLARAIDAGEGIVTAFQFRVKGLDQHEAARLAEPLQKICVERDVAFIVNDSVALAKRLKADGVHLGQKDGNPKVAREELGRDAQIGVTCHDSRHLAMEAGEAGADYVAFGAFFPSTTKETEFHPEPELLTWWNQLFEIPCVAIGGITPANCGVLVEAGADFVAVSGAVWNGDEAQAVRDFAAAIEKASAR from the coding sequence ATGAACGATCACCTGCCTCACACTCAATTGTACCTCATTTCACCGCTCGATGTGACCGGTGATTTCCCGGCGCGTCTGGCACGCGCGATCGATGCGGGAGAGGGGATCGTGACTGCTTTCCAGTTCCGCGTGAAAGGCCTGGACCAGCATGAGGCAGCAAGGCTGGCCGAACCGCTCCAGAAAATCTGTGTCGAACGCGATGTAGCCTTTATCGTCAACGACAGTGTCGCGCTGGCCAAGCGCTTGAAGGCGGATGGCGTGCATCTGGGTCAAAAGGACGGCAACCCGAAGGTCGCGCGTGAAGAATTGGGCCGCGACGCACAGATCGGCGTCACCTGCCATGATAGCCGCCACCTGGCGATGGAAGCGGGCGAAGCAGGCGCCGATTATGTCGCGTTCGGAGCGTTCTTCCCCTCGACTACCAAGGAAACCGAGTTTCACCCTGAGCCGGAGCTGCTTACATGGTGGAACCAGCTGTTCGAGATACCCTGTGTTGCCATCGGCGGGATCACGCCTGCCAATTGCGGCGTGCTGGTAGAAGCCGGCGCAGATTTCGTGGCGGTGTCAGGCGCGGTCTGGAACGGCGACGAAGCGCAGGCCGTGCGTGATTTCGCCGCCGCGATCGAAAAGGCAAGCGCTCGCTAG
- a CDS encoding 5-formyltetrahydrofolate cyclo-ligase has protein sequence MEDKAILRKQLREIRREHVNGMPEAMRGLVFRHPPGTILEKIGPDAVIGLYHAAPFEAPTASYLGHFHEKGHRIALPRFASRGAQMEFALHTDPYGESDLEFGPFGMLQPLPEADAVIPEILFVPLIGFTARGERLGQGGGHYDRWLAEHPGRIAIGLAWDVQLRDELPREPHDVMLDAVITPTRMYGPF, from the coding sequence GTGGAAGACAAGGCCATCCTGCGAAAGCAATTGCGCGAAATACGCCGCGAACATGTGAACGGTATGCCCGAAGCAATGCGCGGGCTCGTGTTCCGCCACCCCCCAGGCACGATCCTGGAAAAAATCGGGCCTGATGCCGTCATCGGTCTTTATCATGCCGCACCATTCGAGGCCCCGACCGCCAGTTACCTTGGCCATTTCCACGAAAAAGGCCACCGGATCGCCTTGCCGAGATTTGCATCACGCGGTGCGCAGATGGAATTTGCGCTCCACACCGATCCCTATGGAGAAAGCGACCTTGAATTCGGGCCCTTTGGCATGCTTCAACCGCTGCCTGAGGCCGATGCTGTCATCCCCGAGATATTGTTCGTGCCCCTGATCGGCTTTACCGCCCGCGGCGAACGCTTGGGCCAGGGCGGCGGACATTATGATCGCTGGCTGGCGGAACATCCGGGGCGGATCGCGATTGGTCTGGCATGGGATGTCCAGCTGCGCGACGAATTGCCACGCGAGCCGCATGACGTGATGCTGGATGCCGTGATCACACCCACTCGAATGTACGGACCTTTCTGA
- a CDS encoding fructose bisphosphate aldolase: MKTQEMTDRIANGQGFIAALDQSGGSTPKALRGYGVEDSEWSGDDEMFAAIHAMRARVITAPSFASGKVIGAILFEKTMDGLVEGVPTAEALKQRGIVPFIKVDQGLEDEAQGVQLMKDMTKLDALLEKSAAAGMFGTKMRSVIKSANPAGIAAIVAQQFEYGARIADAGLMPILEPEYDINAADRADGEAILLAEIMKGLDALPEGRQVMLKLSIPATANLYAPAIAHPNVLRVVALSGGYSTDDACAHLARNAGMIASFSRGLLQDLRKGQSDAEFDAALGDAIEAIYRASVAG, from the coding sequence ATGAAGACGCAGGAAATGACCGACCGCATCGCCAACGGGCAGGGCTTTATCGCCGCGCTTGACCAGTCGGGCGGATCGACCCCCAAAGCGCTGCGCGGTTATGGCGTCGAGGACAGCGAATGGTCGGGTGACGACGAGATGTTTGCCGCGATCCATGCCATGCGTGCGCGCGTGATTACTGCGCCCAGCTTCGCCAGCGGCAAGGTGATCGGAGCGATCCTGTTCGAAAAGACGATGGATGGACTGGTCGAAGGCGTGCCGACCGCTGAAGCGCTCAAGCAGCGCGGTATCGTGCCGTTTATCAAGGTGGACCAGGGCCTTGAGGACGAAGCCCAAGGCGTCCAGCTGATGAAGGACATGACCAAGCTCGACGCGCTGCTGGAAAAGTCGGCGGCGGCCGGAATGTTCGGCACGAAGATGCGTTCGGTGATCAAATCCGCCAATCCGGCCGGGATTGCCGCGATCGTGGCGCAGCAGTTCGAATATGGTGCGCGGATTGCCGACGCCGGGCTGATGCCGATCCTCGAGCCTGAGTATGACATCAACGCTGCTGACCGCGCCGATGGCGAAGCGATCCTGTTGGCCGAAATCATGAAAGGGCTCGACGCCTTGCCCGAGGGCCGCCAGGTCATGCTCAAGCTTTCGATCCCGGCGACAGCCAACCTTTATGCCCCTGCGATTGCCCATCCCAATGTCCTGCGCGTGGTGGCGCTTTCCGGTGGTTATTCGACCGATGACGCTTGTGCGCACCTAGCGCGGAATGCGGGCATGATCGCCAGCTTCAGCCGGGGATTGCTTCAGGACCTTCGCAAGGGACAGTCGGACGCGGAATTCGATGCGGCGCTGGGCGATGCGATCGAGGCGATTTACCGGGCGTCGGTCGCAGGCTGA
- the tkt gene encoding transketolase has product MSLDPARLQPMANAIRALSMDAVQAANSGHPGMPMGMADVATVLWSKYLKFDPAAPKWADRDRFVLSAGHGSMLIYSLLYLSGYEQPTLEDIRNFRQLGSPCAGHPENFLLPGVECTTGPLGQGLAMAVGMAMAERHLNAVFGDDLVDHRTWVIAGDGCLMEGINHEAIGLAGHLKLGRMIVLWDDNDITIDGRTDLSTSEDIKARYAATGWHVTSCDGHDFADIARALDEAVADDRPSLVACKTVIGKGAPNKQGTSATHGSPLGPDEVAAARDALGWHYDPFVVPENILADWRATAQAGKEAHCAWAGRLDASGHMAEFTRRMAGELPHGDAMKNYVASLIADPKKVATRKASEMALAEINPRLPDTIGGSADLTGSNNTKAGGIEAFSADNYGGRYVYYGIREFGMAAAMNGMALHGGVIPYGGTFLVFTDYARGAIRLSALQQCRVIYVMTHDSIGLGEDGPTHQPVEHLASLRAMPNLLVMRPADVVETAECWEIALKQSNRPSVLALSRQNLPQVRLEMVQENLSARGGYRLKAAEGARKVVIAATGSEVEVALACAAELEKQGIGTDVVSMVSTELFDEQSAEYRADVFPADCLKVSVEAGTTFGWERYTGTDGLNIGLDRFGASAPAEQLFAKFGFTADAIVPKILNKLNG; this is encoded by the coding sequence ATGAGCCTCGATCCCGCCCGTCTCCAGCCGATGGCCAATGCGATCCGCGCCCTGTCGATGGACGCTGTGCAGGCCGCCAACTCCGGCCATCCGGGGATGCCGATGGGGATGGCCGACGTCGCAACGGTGCTCTGGTCGAAATATCTCAAGTTCGATCCCGCCGCGCCAAAGTGGGCCGATCGCGACCGTTTCGTGCTCTCCGCCGGGCACGGCTCGATGCTAATTTACAGCCTTCTCTATCTTTCAGGTTATGAGCAACCGACGCTCGAAGACATTCGCAATTTCCGGCAGCTCGGGTCGCCATGCGCCGGCCACCCCGAGAACTTCCTGCTGCCCGGTGTCGAATGTACAACCGGCCCGCTTGGGCAGGGACTGGCGATGGCGGTGGGCATGGCCATGGCAGAGCGGCACCTCAATGCGGTGTTCGGCGACGATCTGGTTGATCACCGCACTTGGGTGATCGCCGGTGACGGATGCCTCATGGAAGGCATCAACCACGAAGCCATCGGCCTTGCCGGGCACCTCAAGCTCGGTCGGATGATCGTGCTGTGGGACGATAACGACATCACCATCGATGGCCGGACAGACCTTTCGACCAGCGAGGACATCAAGGCACGCTACGCAGCGACTGGCTGGCACGTCACGAGCTGTGACGGGCATGACTTTGCCGATATCGCCCGGGCGCTGGACGAGGCGGTCGCGGATGACCGCCCATCGCTGGTCGCCTGTAAGACGGTGATCGGCAAGGGGGCGCCCAACAAGCAGGGCACCAGCGCTACTCATGGCTCGCCGCTGGGGCCCGATGAAGTGGCTGCGGCACGCGATGCGCTTGGTTGGCACTATGACCCCTTCGTTGTTCCGGAAAACATCCTCGCCGATTGGCGCGCCACGGCGCAGGCCGGCAAGGAAGCGCATTGCGCATGGGCAGGGCGGCTCGACGCTTCAGGGCACATGGCGGAGTTTACGCGCCGCATGGCCGGCGAATTGCCGCACGGCGATGCCATGAAGAACTATGTCGCTTCGCTGATCGCCGATCCGAAGAAGGTCGCGACGCGCAAAGCCTCGGAAATGGCGCTGGCGGAGATCAACCCGCGCCTGCCTGACACGATCGGCGGCAGTGCCGACCTGACCGGCTCGAACAACACCAAGGCGGGCGGGATCGAAGCCTTCAGCGCTGACAATTACGGCGGCCGCTATGTCTATTACGGCATTCGCGAATTCGGCATGGCCGCCGCCATGAACGGCATGGCGCTGCACGGCGGTGTGATTCCCTATGGCGGGACATTCCTGGTCTTCACCGACTATGCCCGCGGTGCGATCCGGCTTTCCGCATTGCAACAATGCCGCGTGATCTACGTGATGACGCATGACAGCATCGGGCTGGGTGAAGACGGGCCGACCCACCAGCCTGTCGAGCACCTCGCCTCGCTCCGTGCGATGCCCAACCTGCTCGTCATGCGCCCGGCTGATGTAGTGGAAACAGCGGAATGCTGGGAAATCGCGTTAAAGCAGAGCAATCGCCCTTCGGTACTGGCGCTAAGTCGCCAGAACCTGCCGCAGGTACGGCTTGAGATGGTGCAGGAAAACCTGTCCGCGCGCGGCGGCTATCGCCTCAAGGCTGCGGAAGGCGCGCGCAAGGTCGTGATCGCTGCCACGGGCTCTGAAGTCGAGGTGGCGCTCGCCTGTGCAGCCGAGCTGGAAAAGCAGGGTATCGGCACCGATGTGGTTTCGATGGTTTCGACCGAATTGTTCGACGAACAATCGGCAGAATATCGTGCAGACGTATTCCCCGCCGATTGTCTCAAGGTTTCGGTAGAAGCAGGCACGACCTTCGGGTGGGAGCGCTACACCGGGACCGACGGGCTCAACATCGGGCTAGACCGGTTTGGCGCCTCGGCTCCGGCCGAACAATTGTTTGCCAAATTCGGTTTCACTGCGGACGCGATCGTCCCCAAGATCTTGAACAAACTCAACGGATAA
- a CDS encoding cell division protein ZapA: MSEVTLQIGGRAYKVACADGEEAQLARLGGMIGQKLKQMEGNLAPSEAQNLLFAALLLADELHEARAAMGGAGSSSDDRLAELQDKAEAAAKAQRDAALELEALRAERDTLANDLANIRSATAGQQPLFETGEVAQKLDQLASQLEKCADSLESRLGYS, from the coding sequence ATGAGCGAGGTAACGCTTCAGATCGGCGGCAGGGCTTACAAGGTTGCCTGCGCGGATGGCGAGGAGGCACAGCTGGCCCGCCTCGGAGGCATGATCGGGCAGAAACTGAAGCAAATGGAAGGCAACCTTGCGCCCAGTGAGGCGCAAAACCTGCTGTTTGCTGCGCTGCTGCTGGCCGATGAGCTGCACGAAGCGCGCGCAGCGATGGGCGGCGCAGGATCCTCCTCTGATGACCGTCTGGCCGAACTTCAGGACAAGGCAGAAGCGGCAGCCAAGGCGCAGCGTGATGCCGCGCTCGAGCTCGAGGCGCTGCGCGCTGAGCGGGATACGCTGGCCAACGATCTAGCCAATATCCGGTCTGCTACAGCGGGCCAGCAGCCGCTGTTCGAAACCGGCGAGGTCGCCCAGAAGCTCGATCAACTCGCGAGCCAGCTAGAAAAATGCGCGGATTCGCTTGAGAGCCGGCTCGGCTACTCCTAG
- a CDS encoding dihydrolipoamide acetyltransferase family protein, whose amino-acid sequence MAKFTFNMPDVGEGVAEAEIVEWHVKVGDTVSEDQHLVDVMTDKATIDIESPVDGKVLEIAGQVGDTIAVGSMLLVIEVEGEVEDAPEPAPAPKAEVVAERIEVETSGASDANDALDADPEPEPLPAPTPAPEPRHEAKVLASPAVRQRARDLGIDLAQVKPAEDGRIRHGDLDQFLAYNAGGGFAAAGRARADETIKVIGLRKRIAQNMAASKRQIPHFSYVEECDVTELERMRAQLNSARGDKPKLTMLPLLIAAICKTLPDFPMINARYDDEANVVTRHGAVHLGMATQTDNGLMVPVIRDAQSRNIWQLAREIVRLADAARDGSAKSEELSGSTLTITSLGPLGGVATTPVINRPEVAIIGPNRIIERPMFVPDGMGGERIEKRKLMNISISCDHRVVDGYDAASFVQQLKKLIEAPALLLAN is encoded by the coding sequence ATGGCGAAGTTCACATTCAACATGCCCGATGTGGGCGAAGGCGTGGCCGAGGCGGAAATCGTCGAATGGCACGTCAAGGTTGGCGACACGGTGTCCGAAGACCAGCACCTGGTCGATGTGATGACCGACAAGGCGACGATCGACATCGAAAGCCCGGTCGACGGCAAGGTACTGGAAATTGCCGGGCAAGTGGGGGACACAATTGCAGTCGGCTCGATGTTGCTGGTGATCGAGGTCGAAGGCGAGGTCGAGGACGCTCCTGAGCCAGCCCCCGCACCCAAGGCCGAAGTGGTCGCAGAACGGATCGAAGTCGAAACGTCGGGTGCGTCGGACGCTAATGATGCGCTTGATGCCGATCCCGAGCCGGAGCCACTGCCTGCGCCGACCCCGGCGCCCGAACCGCGCCATGAAGCCAAAGTTCTGGCCAGCCCTGCTGTCCGCCAGCGCGCGCGCGATCTGGGGATCGACCTTGCACAGGTGAAACCGGCCGAGGACGGCCGCATCCGCCATGGCGATCTCGACCAGTTCCTGGCTTACAACGCCGGCGGCGGGTTTGCTGCGGCGGGGCGCGCTCGCGCTGACGAGACGATCAAGGTTATCGGCCTTCGCAAGCGTATCGCGCAGAACATGGCCGCATCGAAGCGGCAAATTCCGCACTTCTCCTATGTCGAGGAATGCGATGTGACCGAGCTTGAACGGATGCGTGCGCAACTCAACTCGGCCCGCGGCGACAAGCCAAAGCTGACCATGCTGCCGCTGTTGATCGCTGCGATCTGCAAGACGCTGCCCGATTTCCCGATGATCAATGCCCGTTATGACGATGAAGCGAATGTTGTCACCCGGCATGGCGCGGTGCACCTGGGCATGGCGACCCAGACCGACAACGGCCTGATGGTGCCGGTGATCCGTGACGCCCAGTCACGCAACATCTGGCAGCTGGCGCGTGAGATCGTCCGCCTGGCCGATGCTGCGCGCGACGGCTCCGCTAAATCGGAAGAATTGTCCGGCTCGACGCTTACCATCACTTCGCTCGGGCCGCTGGGCGGCGTCGCCACCACGCCGGTGATCAACCGGCCTGAAGTTGCGATCATCGGTCCCAACAGGATTATCGAGCGGCCGATGTTCGTACCCGATGGCATGGGCGGAGAGCGAATCGAGAAGCGCAAGCTGATGAATATCTCGATCAGCTGCGACCACCGCGTAGTCGATGGATACGATGCGGCGAGCTTCGTCCAGCAACTCAAGAAACTGATCGAAGCTCCGGCCCTGTTGCTGGCAAACTGA
- a CDS encoding phosphoglycerate kinase yields the protein MAAFKTLDDLPDDLTGKVALVRVDLNLPMKDGSATDVTRVEAAKPTVLELCEKGAKVLLLAHFGRPGGMRSSVLSTSMVQGDVEKVFGKEIMFIPEVSGPVAEQAIGILRPGDIGLMDNVRFWPGEEANDPAFAAAIAELGDIYVNDAFSAAHRAHATTEGLAHLLPAYAGRAMEAELKALDAALGTPQTPVAAVVGGAKVSTKLAVLENLVGKVQHLIIGGGMANTFLAARGVNVGKSLCEHDLTATANKIMDEADHAGCTVHLPYDVVVAKEFAPNPASLRTCNVHEVAADEMILDIGPQAVEALADVLKTCRTLVWNGPLGAFETPPFDEATVALARTAAALTQEGSLISVAGGGDTVAALAHAGVADEVTYVSTAGGAFLEWMEGKVLPGVAALSK from the coding sequence ATGGCGGCCTTCAAGACCCTCGACGATCTGCCTGACGACCTGACCGGCAAGGTCGCGCTGGTGCGTGTCGATCTGAACCTGCCGATGAAGGACGGTTCGGCGACCGATGTGACCCGGGTCGAGGCTGCCAAACCGACCGTGCTCGAATTGTGCGAAAAGGGCGCCAAGGTGCTGTTGTTGGCGCATTTCGGGCGCCCGGGTGGCATGCGCAGCTCGGTGCTCTCCACCAGCATGGTGCAGGGCGATGTCGAGAAGGTGTTCGGCAAAGAAATCATGTTCATCCCGGAGGTGTCCGGTCCCGTTGCGGAACAGGCAATCGGTATCCTTCGCCCGGGCGATATCGGCCTGATGGACAATGTTCGTTTCTGGCCGGGTGAAGAAGCCAACGATCCTGCCTTTGCCGCAGCGATCGCTGAGCTCGGTGATATCTACGTCAACGATGCCTTTTCCGCTGCACACCGGGCGCATGCCACGACCGAGGGGCTGGCGCATCTGCTGCCCGCCTATGCCGGGCGCGCGATGGAAGCTGAGCTCAAGGCGCTCGATGCCGCGCTTGGCACCCCGCAAACACCGGTTGCGGCAGTGGTTGGCGGGGCTAAGGTCTCGACCAAGCTGGCGGTGCTGGAAAACCTTGTCGGCAAGGTGCAGCACCTGATCATCGGCGGGGGCATGGCGAATACGTTCCTGGCGGCGCGCGGCGTCAATGTCGGCAAGTCGCTTTGCGAACACGACCTGACCGCGACTGCCAACAAGATCATGGACGAGGCCGACCATGCGGGATGCACCGTCCATCTGCCCTATGACGTTGTGGTGGCCAAGGAATTCGCGCCCAATCCGGCCAGCTTGCGCACCTGCAATGTCCATGAAGTTGCGGCCGACGAGATGATCCTCGATATCGGCCCGCAGGCGGTCGAAGCGCTGGCTGACGTGCTCAAGACCTGCCGCACGCTGGTGTGGAACGGGCCGCTGGGCGCCTTCGAGACGCCGCCCTTCGATGAAGCCACCGTTGCACTGGCGCGCACCGCTGCCGCGCTGACTCAGGAAGGCTCCCTGATCTCGGTCGCGGGCGGAGGTGATACCGTGGCGGCGCTGGCGCATGCCGGGGTTGCTGACGAAGTGACCTATGTGTCGACTGCCGGGGGCGCATTCCTTGAGTGGATGGAAGGCAAGGTCCTGCCCGGCGTCGCAGCGCTGTCGAAATAG
- the gap gene encoding type I glyceraldehyde-3-phosphate dehydrogenase encodes MTTKVAINGFGRIGRLVARAILERDDHDLELVSINDLADTKSNALLFGFDSTHGRFPGKVEVDGNDLVVNGKRIHVTAERDPGNLSHAANGIDIVMECTGFFQSHEAAEPHLKAGAKRVIISAPATGVSKTIVFGVNHDTLTADDVIISNASCTTNCLAPMAKVLHDTVGIERGFMTTIHSYTNDQRMLDQIHKDLRRARGGAQNMIPTTTGAARAVGLVLPELKGKLDGSSVRVPTPNVSMVDLVFTPKRDTSVDEINAALKAAAEGPMKGVLDYTDQPLVSSDFNHYPASSTIDSLETTVMEGKLCRVVSWYDNEWGFSNRMIDTTGVMAKFL; translated from the coding sequence ATGACGACGAAGGTTGCAATCAACGGTTTCGGACGGATCGGGCGGCTCGTCGCACGGGCCATTCTTGAGCGCGACGATCACGATCTGGAGCTGGTGTCGATCAACGACCTGGCCGATACCAAGTCCAACGCGCTGTTGTTCGGGTTCGACAGCACGCATGGTCGCTTCCCCGGCAAGGTCGAAGTCGACGGCAACGATCTGGTCGTCAATGGCAAGCGGATCCATGTCACCGCCGAGCGTGATCCTGGCAATCTGTCGCATGCCGCCAACGGTATCGACATTGTCATGGAATGCACCGGCTTCTTCCAGAGCCACGAAGCCGCCGAGCCGCACCTGAAAGCTGGCGCCAAGCGCGTGATCATCTCCGCGCCGGCCACCGGCGTTTCGAAGACCATCGTCTTCGGCGTGAACCATGACACTTTGACCGCGGATGACGTGATCATTTCCAACGCCAGCTGCACCACCAACTGCTTGGCGCCGATGGCCAAAGTGCTGCATGACACGGTCGGGATCGAGCGCGGCTTCATGACCACGATCCACAGCTACACCAACGACCAGCGCATGCTCGACCAGATCCACAAGGACCTGCGCCGTGCGCGGGGCGGGGCGCAGAACATGATCCCGACCACCACCGGCGCTGCCCGCGCCGTTGGCCTGGTTCTGCCGGAGCTGAAGGGAAAGCTCGACGGTTCGTCAGTGCGTGTGCCGACCCCGAACGTCTCGATGGTCGACCTGGTGTTTACGCCGAAGCGCGACACCAGCGTGGACGAGATCAACGCCGCGCTCAAGGCGGCCGCGGAAGGCCCGATGAAGGGTGTGCTCGATTACACCGACCAGCCGCTGGTCAGCTCTGACTTCAACCACTATCCGGCCAGCTCGACGATCGACAGCCTCGAGACAACCGTGATGGAAGGCAAGCTCTGCCGCGTGGTCAGCTGGTATGACAACGAATGGGGTTTCTCCAACCGCATGATCGACACCACCGGAGTGATGGCGAAGTTCCTTTAA
- a CDS encoding YdeI/OmpD-associated family protein — protein MSRDPRVDDYIAKAAPFAQPILLHVRKLVHRALPEAEEGIKWGMPHFMVGGKNTVGMASFKAHAAIIIHGEDQSGDGMGSLGKLASINDLPPDDELIARFKAGKAALAKPKPRAAPKPELPVPPELASALDQAPKAKLAFEAFSPSHRREYIEWITSAKRDETRTKRVAQTIEWLTEGKKRNWKYENC, from the coding sequence ATGTCCAGAGACCCGCGCGTTGACGATTACATCGCCAAGGCAGCGCCTTTTGCGCAGCCCATCCTGCTGCATGTACGCAAGCTGGTACACCGCGCACTCCCTGAAGCGGAAGAGGGTATTAAATGGGGCATGCCGCACTTCATGGTCGGCGGGAAAAACACCGTCGGCATGGCGTCTTTCAAGGCGCACGCGGCGATTATCATACATGGCGAGGATCAATCAGGTGACGGCATGGGTTCGCTCGGCAAGCTTGCGAGCATCAATGACCTGCCGCCAGACGACGAACTGATCGCCCGGTTCAAGGCGGGCAAGGCGGCGTTGGCAAAGCCAAAGCCCAGAGCTGCGCCCAAGCCGGAATTGCCGGTGCCGCCAGAACTCGCTTCGGCGCTCGACCAGGCTCCGAAGGCTAAATTAGCGTTCGAGGCTTTCTCGCCGTCACATCGCCGCGAATACATCGAATGGATCACTTCTGCGAAGCGCGACGAGACGCGCACAAAGCGTGTTGCGCAGACGATCGAGTGGCTGACCGAGGGCAAGAAACGTAACTGGAAATATGAAAACTGCTGA